Part of the Arvicanthis niloticus isolate mArvNil1 chromosome 3, mArvNil1.pat.X, whole genome shotgun sequence genome is shown below.
ACAACCCATGGTAAGGGATTTCCTTCTGCTCTAGCCAGTCATTCTCTAAGGAGAGAGAAATGGCTGCTTGTCTCTGCTGAATTCTCTAGAGTTGGGTTTGACTTGCTTAAGACTATTCTGCAAAGCCACAGCCCCCACCAGGAGCCTAAGGCTTCAGAAGCCCAACTCTGAGGAACAAACCAAGAACTCAATATTGGGAATGTGGCTCATTTGGTAatgcacttgcctagcacacataaagtcctaggtttgatccccagcactgcattaAAAAAACTGGTATGGTGGTACACCCACATAATCATGGCACTCAGGAAGGATAAACAGATCAAGGTCATGCTTGGCCATGTGGTGAGTTTGTGACCATTCTGAGCTATAAGGAACtcttgtctaaaaacaaaaacccaggaacTTTGTGCAGCTCCCTAGGAGCTCCCTAGAAGTTAGGGGGTTCAGTCATCTATCTGCTTGCCactctgcttcctttcctccaAGGAGCCGTACCAACCCAGTGCAGAGAGCTTGCGCCAACAGGAAGAGCTCAAACGGCTGTAtcagaggcagcaggaaaaggGTGGCATTATCGACCTTGAGGCTGAACGGAACCGATATTTCATTAGCCTTCAGCAGGTGAGGAAAGAGAGGGCTTCCCCTTTTGGCCTCAAATGCCTCCAGCATTCTTATGAATGCCATGGCCCTAGGGTATGTTTCCTTCTGCTATCGAGATTGTAGGTTGATCATGGTTGCCCATAGTGGAGAGGGGTCCCCCTTGATGCATcacttctgcctctcttctctccagcctcctgctgCTCTTGAACCTGAGTCAGTTGTAGATGTCTCCAGAGGACCCCAACCTCCCAATGCCCTTTCTGCAGAACAATCTACTTCCTTAGCTGTCCAATCAACTCTGCCAACTCCTCTACCCATGGCGACCCAGTATGTGTATGAGAAGACTTCGGGGCCTGGGCCAAATCAACAGAGGCCGGGTGAGACTCAGAAATCCGTGCTAGATCCTCCACGACCCGGTCGTGGCTCCTGGCGACAGTATGATCGGAGGCACCCAAAAGGAGGGGAGTGCTGTGCCCCAAAAGGTACCAGTGAAATCCACGAACTGCCACCTCCTGAGAAGCCTCTCAAGGAGACTGTGGACTTAAAGGCAGAACCCCGTAACAAAGGGCTCACAGGTCATCCTCAGGAGAAGGGGCCTGGTAGCTGGCAGGGCCCCTCAGCTCGCAGGACTCGGGACTGTGCTCGCTGGGAACGCTCCAAAAATCGTACACCGGGTTCTTCCTATCCCCATCTACCTCGGGGCCAGGGAACATACCGGTCTGGTACTCGCAGGGAGCCCCTGGGCTTGGAATCTGAGGAAGGTTCCTAGCAGTACTGTTGGGGGACAGGGAattggggtgggagggaggcaaTAAAGATTTGACCTTTGCTTAACAGCATCTAGCTTATGTGGTATGACTCTTTATGGTAAGGGGGTTCCCACCTTTCTTGTAAGTCTGTTCACCAAAGACACTGGGGTAAAAAGGGTCTTCCCTGCCAGTGTGGTCAGTTCTCAGGAGGACAGCATTTGTGCGGAATGCTTAGGAAGTTCCATAGTGTATAACTCCGTTCATCCATGCCCACATTTGCACACGTGTTGTTCAGCTGACTGGTTGGTTGTTTCGATAGGGtgccatgtagcccagactagcctcaagcTTTATATAGCTCAAGAATTCcaggtctttctgtctctaccctGATTCCATCCTATTGCCATCATGGTCagtttgtgcatgctaagcaagcgtTCTACCACCTGAGCCACATCCCAAgcccttttgttgttttatgggGGGGAAGCCTCACTGTAGTGTTCAGGTTggtcttgggatttttttctaagaattatTTGTTCTATGTATATTAGTACACCATCGGTGTCTTTAGACACATCAgtagagggtattggatcccattatagatggttctgagccaccatgtggttgctgggaattgaactcaggacctctggaagagcagtcagtgctcttattgctgagccatctctccagccccgatctTAAGATTTTTAACACTCTTACTACCTTAACTtagaattaaaagtgtgtaccacatgcacgcctttaatcccagcactcaggaggcagaggcaggcagatcttcagCATGgtttatagagcaagttctaggatgaccagggctatagagaaccttgtctctaaaacagaacaaagaaacaaatgggggtggggggaaatgtgTGTTATAACACTAGGCACCAATGTATCTTATATGGGTGGCCTTTCATGGTTGCATATATTTTTCCCATTAACACTCATTCTCTTTTCCCTTGCTCAGGCCATGGCCCCTTTGGGCATTTGTAGATGTAGATCTTGTAGGCACCTGTTATGGCAACTCCTTTTATTCTCAAGTACAAACACAGCAAcggagggaggaaagaaacaaaCCAGATTAGTGTGACAGGTGCTTATGGATTTTTTGAGAGCAGATCGTGGCCTGGTGGGTCACCTCAGAGACTCAACATTGTGAAGAGCCCCCATGGGGTCATTTTTATACAGCATGAAGTAGCCTTGTATCTGGGCGGGACTAATCTGGGATGTAGCTTTAAGGACATGTTCAGCAAAGTTCTCAGCCAAAGAAGGTGCTTGCCCTGGATAGAACCTCTGGAACATCTGGGTCAGCTGCCAGCGTGAGCAGTAGCCCACATACTCCTTCAGATCTACTCGCCCAGGACGTATCAAGGCAGGATCCAGCCTAAAAGTTAAAGCAGAGTCACAGCTAGCATCCTGCTAGCTCCTGAGACAGTCTCCTCAACCCCCAACTCTCAAGACGTATGAGTGGAGCTTTGCCTTCCCGTCTCCTTACCTGTCAATGTGGTTGGTGGTCATGAACACAATGCGTGCCTCGGTGGAGGCTACACCATCCAAAGCATTAAGCAGTCCACTGAAGGTGAGGCGACCTAGCCCTTGGTACTTTATAGGGTCTACAGGATGACAGGAACGTAAGAGCTCATGTTAAAACCATGCCCCAAATCCCCCCTTCAGCTCCCGATTTATCAGTACCACTTGTTGCTGACTTAGGcctccaaaaatattttcatttacttctGACCCTCAGTGTCTTAAATAACTACTTCACTGGGTTAGGAAAATAGCTCTGtggttcaaacaaacaaacaaacagctacacaagcctgaagacccaggtttgatttcagAATCCCAAGTAAAAAGGTGGATGCGGTGGCTTCTGGTGGCACGTATCTAAATATTAAGGCAtgttgaaggcagagacaggagtacGGCAACAAGAGAAAGGGTGCAAGGTGAGAACTGACTTCAaaatgttctctgacctccacatgcatgtgcctgcacacacgtgtgcctgcacacacatgcacactaaactaaaaacaaaagactCCCCATCCCCAACATCCTCACTTACTCTCCACGGCCAAGTCTCTACTGAGAAAAGCAGCATCCACATCTTCCAGGAGCACCAAGCTCTGCTGTGGTGCCACGCTCAGTAGATGGTTGAGCCGGTCATCTGAGAGGCTAGAGTCTGTGAGGCTGAGCAGGCAGATGCTGTGTTCCAGTTCTCCAGCCAGGGCTGTTCTGTGGACAGTGACATGGAAGGAGGTCCTAGGCAACCTGAAGATTCTGGGAGCCCTAGGAGGTCGGCCACAAAGGCCTACGTTTCCTATACCACCCACTTGATGTATATCTATGGATCTCATGTTTACCCTGATTCTTGGTTCCCAGATTCATTTCTAATGCTTTCAGTGCAGTTTTTCTGCAAAGGCTGTTTCTCAGAGTCAAGAGAATTTGACTACTCACATAAAACTGCTCTTTCCACAACCAGGGGGCCCATAAAGAAGGTAGCCACGTCTGTAGGGAATGCCTAGGGATATAACCAGGATAAACAAGACCTAAAGTGAATCATGTACTCTGGCCCAGGTGTCCACATTTACCCTCAGCTCTATTCCCATTTAGTAGTCCTAGGATCAGAAAAAGATATCCTCATAGACaggctttctttccctttcatctgAGCTAGAATTTTCTGTAATTTCATCTGGCTATAGAATCACCCAGATTCCAGCTGCTTCTTACCTCTGTCAATATACCACTTGGGGTTATCAATAAATTCCCGGATATCTTTGACAATTCGGTCAGCCAGACCCTGCTGTAGGACCACAGAGTCCAGTGGTCGACGTCGGCGTGGATAACCGAAGGTACGCCATTCAGAACCCACAGCTGTGTACATCACagtcttcccttcctcctgctgcAGGGCCAGTGCTCGAGCTGGGAGCAAGAAAGTAAGACAGTACGTCTCTtgatcacagctgattcttcagttaGGTAGAGCTCTGACCTGGTCCTCTTCTCCCAAGGACTAGGatccttattcctcctctccaAGCAGCAGATACCCAACTTCCCCATTTCTGATAGCTTGCCTGTCCCATCTCATACCTTCCTCCAGGATGTTGAAGAAAACCTTTCGGTCAGTGCCCAGGGCCGTGAAGGTGACAGATTCCCAAGGAGTCCCCGTTTGCAAGTCTACCATCTGCATGTCACGATTTCGTTCTACCCGGATCCATTTTCCCTGATACCTGAATAAAATTGTCAAAGTGACCCAACTCCCTCCATTGATTTGCCCTCTCCTCAGAGCCCTTCTTAGCTTTCAATCTTACCAAATGAAGTGGTTTCCAGGGCTGGGGATAAATTCAAACTTGGTGGAGATTCGGCCACTTTCATGCTGGAGGTATGAGGTCTCAACACTGAGGTGCTGAGTGCGGGTGCTGTGTCGGGTAAGCCAGCTAAGCAGCCAGGCATAGCTTCTGTCTCTAGCGGGAACTTCCAAAGTGATCATGTAATGGCGCCGGAATGCCACCAGACCCAACTGGGCTCCTTTCCGGGCCATAGCCAGAGCTGTACCCACACCCACCAGCCCAAATCCAGCCCCAAAGTAGGGATTGTCTTTGAGAGCCAGAACAAAGTCTGTAAATGGCATCTTGAAAGGAAAAAACACAGATGCTTACAGGCTCTAAGGCACTGTCAAAACCTAGGGATGGAGAGCAGCAGAACTGGAAGAAAGCATAAGACTAGTTTAGAAACTAGACCAATCAAACTTGCTCCACTCCCTCCCACAGAAGCATGAGGGACAGGTCAGCAGGACTGTGTGTTTCAGTACTCTTTTGTAGAGTAGGAATGGTGTTGGAATGCTAGGGCAAACACCCCAGGCTCTTCAATTCATTTTGCTCTTCAGATAGCCCTTTTGCCAGAAGACCATTTTCGAGAGTTTCTCAACTCCAAAAAGCAATGTAACCAGCTCCACACCAGGATACCAGAAAGGCAAGATTTTGGTCCCTGCCAAGAGCTGTGACAGAAGGAGACTGAATGGAATCAGCAAAGCTGATTTTTTCCATTGATCTATCAATGACCACATGCCTTACCATCAGAAATCTTTCAAATATTCTCTCCCTTACATCCTGTTCCTAATGTCCTGTACAGACTCTTATTACTTTTCACCTAAACTATTTCATGCAAGTTATTTCAGCGCCTGCATCATCCAAACCCTCCAAgcccaccaaacccagacacgcTACAATTCTATCACTTGTACTCCAACACCCCTGGTGACTTGCTCCCATTGGGTTCAAATACCACAGCCGGATGCGCAGGGATGAACCCTGCGTACACTATCGCTGGTTCATTCAGTTCTGTTGGTAAAGAATGACCCTTTCTTTATTCCAGGCATTCTTTTTAATTGAGATCTTACAGGCTACTTCTTCCACGGAGCCTTTTTCAAATTCAACCCAATAAGATGTGACtaagcctaactaagacaatgcccAAGGAGAAAAAAGGCAAATTATTTCCAGCACACCTCTCCTGCAACATTCCTCCACCTCCACTTTGTCCTCAGTCTGGTACGCCGAGCCACCGGTGAATTGAAAGCAGTGACCTCCGCTAAGGCTCGGAGCTGAGATCCAGAATTCCAATGCACCTTTTCATGGAGATCCACTGACGAAGATCTCCTAGCCCCCGGCTCCCGACCCTGGCACACAGCAGCTGACTCTGGAACACCCTATACAATCCAGCTCGCGCTTCCAGGAACGTGGTCCGGAGAAATCTGTCACCCCGCCCCCTTACCT
Proteins encoded:
- the Rnf25 gene encoding E3 ubiquitin-protein ligase RNF25 isoform X1, yielding MYSGRFVLKSVFISLGNFSRESCNGYPVSPLFSRVLPSEVEVLESIYLDELQVMKGNGRSPWEIFITLHPATAEVQDSQFVCCTLVLRIPVQYPHEVPQISIRNPRGLSDEQIHKISQALGHVAKEGLGTAMLYELIEKGKEILTDNNIPHGQCVICLYGFQEKEAFTKTPCYHYFHCHCLARYIQHMEQELNTQEQEQERQHVVTKEKAVGVQCPVCREPLVYDLASLKAAPEPQQPMEPYQPSAESLRQQEELKRLYQRQQEKGGIIDLEAERNRYFISLQQPPAALEPESVVDVSRGPQPPNALSAEQSTSLAVQSTLPTPLPMATQYVYEKTSGPGPNQQRPGETQKSVLDPPRPGRGSWRQYDRRHPKGGECCAPKGTSEIHELPPPEKPLKETVDLKAEPRNKGLTGHPQEKGPGSWQGPSARRTRDCARWERSKNRTPGSSYPHLPRGQGTYRSGTRREPLGLESEEGS
- the Rnf25 gene encoding E3 ubiquitin-protein ligase RNF25 isoform X3, whose amino-acid sequence is MAASASTAAGEEDWVLPSEVEVLESIYLDELQVMKGNGRSPWEIFITLHPATAEVQDSQFVCCTLVLRIPVQYPHEVPQISIRNPRGLSDEQIHKISQALGHVAKEGLGTAMLYELIEKGKEILTDNNIPHGQCVICLYGFQEKEAFTKTPCYHYFHCHCLARYIQHMEQELNTQEQEQERQHVVTKEKAVGVQCPVCREPLVYDLASLKAAPEPQQPMEPYQPSAESLRQQEELKRLYQRQQEKGGIIDLEAERNRYFISLQQPPAALEPESVVDVSRGPQPPNALSAEQSTSLAVQSTLPTPLPMATQYVYEKTSGPGPNQQRPGETQKSVLDPPRPGRGSWRQYDRRHPKGGECCAPKGTSEIHELPPPEKPLKETVDLKAEPRNKGLTGHPQEKGPGSWQGPSARRTRDCARWERSKNRTPGSSYPHLPRGQGTYRSGTRREPLGLESEEGS
- the Rnf25 gene encoding E3 ubiquitin-protein ligase RNF25 isoform X2 is translated as MYSGRFVLKSVFISLGNFSRESCNGYPVSPLFSRVLPSEVEVLESIYLDELQVMKGNGRSPWEIFITLHPATAEVQDSQFVCCTLVLRIPVQYPHEVPQISIRNPRGLSDEQIHKISQALGHVAKEGLGTAMLYELIEKGKEILTDNNIPHGQCVICLYGFQEKEAFTKTPCYHYFHCHCLARYIQHMEQELNTQEQEQERQHVVTKEAVGVQCPVCREPLVYDLASLKAAPEPQQPMEPYQPSAESLRQQEELKRLYQRQQEKGGIIDLEAERNRYFISLQQPPAALEPESVVDVSRGPQPPNALSAEQSTSLAVQSTLPTPLPMATQYVYEKTSGPGPNQQRPGETQKSVLDPPRPGRGSWRQYDRRHPKGGECCAPKGTSEIHELPPPEKPLKETVDLKAEPRNKGLTGHPQEKGPGSWQGPSARRTRDCARWERSKNRTPGSSYPHLPRGQGTYRSGTRREPLGLESEEGS
- the Bcs1l gene encoding mitochondrial chaperone BCS1; this translates as MPFTDFVLALKDNPYFGAGFGLVGVGTALAMARKGAQLGLVAFRRHYMITLEVPARDRSYAWLLSWLTRHSTRTQHLSVETSYLQHESGRISTKFEFIPSPGNHFIWYQGKWIRVERNRDMQMVDLQTGTPWESVTFTALGTDRKVFFNILEEARALALQQEEGKTVMYTAVGSEWRTFGYPRRRRPLDSVVLQQGLADRIVKDIREFIDNPKWYIDRGIPYRRGYLLYGPPGCGKSSFITALAGELEHSICLLSLTDSSLSDDRLNHLLSVAPQQSLVLLEDVDAAFLSRDLAVENPIKYQGLGRLTFSGLLNALDGVASTEARIVFMTTNHIDRLDPALIRPGRVDLKEYVGYCSRWQLTQMFQRFYPGQAPSLAENFAEHVLKATSQISPAQIQGYFMLYKNDPMGALHNVESLR
- the Rnf25 gene encoding E3 ubiquitin-protein ligase RNF25 isoform X4; translation: MAASASTAAGEEDWVLPSEVEVLESIYLDELQVMKGNGRSPWEIFITLHPATAEVQDSQFVCCTLVLRIPVQYPHEVPQISIRNPRGLSDEQIHKISQALGHVAKEGLGTAMLYELIEKGKEILTDNNIPHGQCVICLYGFQEKEAFTKTPCYHYFHCHCLARYIQHMEQELNTQEQEQERQHVVTKEAVGVQCPVCREPLVYDLASLKAAPEPQQPMEPYQPSAESLRQQEELKRLYQRQQEKGGIIDLEAERNRYFISLQQPPAALEPESVVDVSRGPQPPNALSAEQSTSLAVQSTLPTPLPMATQYVYEKTSGPGPNQQRPGETQKSVLDPPRPGRGSWRQYDRRHPKGGECCAPKGTSEIHELPPPEKPLKETVDLKAEPRNKGLTGHPQEKGPGSWQGPSARRTRDCARWERSKNRTPGSSYPHLPRGQGTYRSGTRREPLGLESEEGS
- the Rnf25 gene encoding E3 ubiquitin-protein ligase RNF25 isoform X5, with amino-acid sequence MKGNGRSPWEIFITLHPATAEVQDSQFVCCTLVLRIPVQYPHEVPQISIRNPRGLSDEQIHKISQALGHVAKEGLGTAMLYELIEKGKEILTDNNIPHGQCVICLYGFQEKEAFTKTPCYHYFHCHCLARYIQHMEQELNTQEQEQERQHVVTKEKAVGVQCPVCREPLVYDLASLKAAPEPQQPMEPYQPSAESLRQQEELKRLYQRQQEKGGIIDLEAERNRYFISLQQPPAALEPESVVDVSRGPQPPNALSAEQSTSLAVQSTLPTPLPMATQYVYEKTSGPGPNQQRPGETQKSVLDPPRPGRGSWRQYDRRHPKGGECCAPKGTSEIHELPPPEKPLKETVDLKAEPRNKGLTGHPQEKGPGSWQGPSARRTRDCARWERSKNRTPGSSYPHLPRGQGTYRSGTRREPLGLESEEGS